One genomic segment of Alicycliphilus denitrificans K601 includes these proteins:
- a CDS encoding MAPEG family protein: MTRFTVAYWCVLAAALLPILCALLAKRGSFRGADNHDPRAWLARQSGWRARANAAQANSFEALPFFIGAVVIAHQIGAPQAALDLLACVFILLRVSYIALYVGDSPTARSVVWGLAFLVNIAILLLGWR; this comes from the coding sequence ATGACCCGCTTCACCGTGGCCTACTGGTGCGTGCTGGCCGCGGCGCTGCTGCCCATACTGTGCGCGCTGCTGGCCAAGCGCGGGAGCTTCCGCGGCGCCGACAACCACGACCCGCGCGCCTGGCTGGCGCGCCAGAGCGGCTGGCGCGCACGCGCCAACGCGGCCCAGGCCAACAGCTTCGAGGCGCTGCCGTTCTTCATCGGCGCGGTCGTCATCGCGCACCAGATCGGCGCGCCGCAGGCGGCGCTAGACCTGCTGGCTTGCGTGTTCATCCTGCTGCGTGTGTCCTACATCGCGCTGTACGTGGGGGACAGTCCCACGGCGCGCAGCGTGGTCTGGGGGCTGGCCTTCCTGGTGAACATCGCCATCCTGCTGCTGGGTTGGCGCTGA